A section of the Lepidochelys kempii isolate rLepKem1 chromosome 4, rLepKem1.hap2, whole genome shotgun sequence genome encodes:
- the PCDH7 gene encoding protocadherin-7 isoform X4, translated as MRKMRTLFGFVHCCCCCFLLLLPPPLWVSLAAAKQLLRYRLAEEGPADIRIGNVASDLGIVTGSGEVTFSLESGSDYLKIDNMTGELSTTERRIDREKLPQCQMIFDENECFLDFEVSVIGPSQSWVDLFEGRVIILDINDNTPTFPSPVLTLTVEENRPVGTLYLLPTATDRDFGRNGIERYELLQEPGGDGGRRGGGGSASAAESALYPGGSKRRQEPDGAARSSVFELQVADTPDGEKQPQLIVKGALDREQRDSYELSLRVRDGGDPARSSQAILRVLITDVNDNSPRFEKSVYEADLAENSSPGTPILQLRAADLDVGVNGQIEYVFGAATESVRRLLRLDETSGWLSVLHRIDREEVNQLRFTVMARDRGQPPKTDKATVVLNIRDENDNVPTIDIRKIGRIPLRDGVASVAEDVLVDTPIALVQVSDRDQGENGVVTCTVVGDVPFQLKPASEGEGEPQNKRKYFLHTSAPLDYEAVREYNVVIVAVDSGSPSLSSNNSLLVRVADTNDNPPVFGQAVLEVSFPENNSPGERVATVAATDADSGKNAEIFYSLEPSPLSSEAPGGIFSIDPDSGDVLVQAVLDREQRDTYEFQVTARDKGAPALQGSTTVVVRVADRNDNEPRFMQDVFTFYVKENLQPNSPVGMVTVMDSDRGRNAELSLSIQPGEQDQAAGIFSIENDTGTIYSTVSFDREQQTSYTFKVKALDGGEPPRSATATVNLFVMDENDNPPAVTFPSNSSYTVLPPSSNLRTVVATVLATDADTGLNADLNFSIVGGNPFKLFEIDPASGVVSLVGKLAPKHYGLHRLVVQVNDSGQPPQTTTALLHVFVNESLSNATVVESQVARSLHTPLAQDIAGDPSYELSKQRLSIVIGVVAGIMTVILLILVVVMARYCRSKGKHGYEAGKKDHEDFFTPQQHDKAKKPKKDKKGKKGKQPLYSSIVTVEASKPNGQRYDSVNEKLSESPSMGRYRSVNGGPGSPDLARHYKSSSPLPTVQLHPQSPTAGKKHQAVQELPPANTFVGAGDNISIGSDHCSEYSCQASSKYSKQPFRRVTFSVVSQPQDPHQGSLQSCYDSGLEESETPSSKSSSGPRLGALPLPEDNYERTTPDGSVGEAEHMENERIDSFEERI; from the coding sequence ATGAGGAAGATGCGGACTCTCTTTGGCTTTgtgcattgctgctgctgctgcttcttgctCCTGCTGCCTCCGCCGCTCTGGGTCAGCCTGGCCGCGGCCAAGCAGCTGCTGAGGTACCGGCTGGCTGAGGAAGGACCTGCCGACATCCGCATAGGCAACGTGGCTTCGGACCTGGGCATCGTGACTGGCTCTGGAGAGGTGACATTCAGCCTGGAGTCGGGCTCCGACTACCTGAAGATCGATAACATGACCGGGGAGCTGAGCACCACAGAGCGGCGCATAGACCGCGAGAAGCTGCCGCAGTGCCAGATGATCTTCGATGAGAACGAGTGCTTCCTGGACTTCGAGGTCTCGGTGATCGGCCCTTCGCAGAGCTGGGTGGACCTCTTCGAGGGCCGGGTCATCATCCTGGACATCAACGACAACACCCCCACCTTCCCCTCGCCCGTCCTCACCCTTACCGTGGAGGAGAACCGGCCCGTAGGGACCCTCTATCTCCTCCCCACCGCCACCGACAGAGACTTCGGCCGCAACGGCATCGAGCGCTACGAGCTGCTGCAAGAGCCCGGCGGGGACGGGGGCAGACGCGGAGGAGGGGGGTCGGCTTCTGCAGCTGAGAGCGCCCTCTACCCCGGCGGCAGTAAGAGGAGGCAGGAGCCGGACGGGGCGGCCCGCAGCAGCGTGTTCGAGCTGCAGGTGGCCGACACCCCTGACGGGGAGAAGCAGCCGCAGCTGATTGTCAAGGGGGCGCTGGACCGAGAGCAGAGGGACTCCTATGAACTGAGCCTGAGGGTGCGGGACGGCGGCGACCCGGCCCGCTCCTCCCAGGCCATCCTGAGGGTGCTGATCACCGACGTGAACGACAACAGCCCCCGCTTTGAGAAGAGCGTCTACGAGGCGGACCTGGCGGAAAACAGCAGCCCCGGGACCCCCATCCTGCAGCTGCGGGCCGCCGACCTGGACGTGGGGGTGAACGGGCAGATCGAGTACGTCTTCGGGGCGGCCACGGAGTCGGTGCGGCGCCTGCTGCGTCTGGACGAGACCTCGGGCTGGCTCAGCGTCTTGCACCGCATCGACCGGGAGGAGGTGAACCAGCTCCGCTTCACCGTCATGGCCCGGGATCGGGGCCAGCCGCCCAAGACCGACAAGGCCACGGTGGTGCTGAACATCCGCGACGAGAACGACAACGTGCCCACCATCGACATCCGCAAGATCGGCCGCATCCCGCTGCGGGACGGGGTGGCCAGCGTGGCCGAGGACGTGCTGGTGGACACCCCCATCGCCCTGGTGCAGGTGTCCGACCGCGACCAGGGCGAGAACGGCGTGGTGACCTGCACGGTGGTAGGGGACGTGCCCTTCCAGCTCAAGCCGGCCAGCGAGGGCGAGGGGGAGCCCCAGAACAAGCGCAAGTACTTTCTGCACACCTCGGCCCCGCTCGACTACGAGGCCGTCCGTGAATACAACGTGGTGATCGTGGCCGTGGACTCgggcagccccagcctgtccaGCAACAACTCGCTGCTGGTGCGGGTGGCGGACACCAACGACAACCCGCCGGTGTTCGGCCAGGCCGTGCTGGAGGTCTCCTTCCCGGAGAACAACTCGCCCGGGGAGAGGGTGGCCACGGTGGCGGCCACGGACGCGGACAGCGGCAAGAACGCCGAGATCTTCTACTCGCTGGAGCCCTCGCCCCTCTCCTCGGAGGCGCCCGGCGGCATCTTCAGCATCGACCCGGACTCCGGGGACGTGCTGGTGCAGGCGGTGCTGGACCGCGAGCAGCGCGACACCTACGAGTTCCAGGTGACGGCCCGGGACAAGGGGGCGCCGGCCCTGCAGGGCTCCACCACGGTGGTGGTGCGGGTGGCCGACCGCAACGACAACGAGCCGCGCTTCATGCAGGACGTGTTCACCTTCTACGTGAAGGAGAACCTGCAGCCCAACAGCCCCGTGGGCATGGTGACCGTGATGGACTCCGACCGGGGCCGCAACGCCGAGCTCAGCCTCTCCATCCAGCCCGGGGAGCAGGACCAGGCTGCCGGCATCTTCTCCATCGAGAACGACACCGGCACCATCTACTCCACCGTCTCCTTCGACCGGGAGCAGCAGACCAGCTACACCTTCAAGGTCAAGGCGCTGGACGGAGGGGAGCCGCCCCGCTCGGCCACCGCCACAGTCAATCTCTTCGTGATGGACGAGAACGACAACCCGCCCGCCGTCACTTTCCCCAGCAACAGCTCCTACACCGTGCTGCCCCCCTCCAGCAACCTGCGCACCGTGGTGGCCACCGTGCTGGCCACCGACGCGGACACGGGCCTCAACGCCGACCTCAACTTCAGCATCGTCGGGGGCAACCCCTTCAAGCTCTTCGAGATCGACCCGGCCAGCGGCGTGGTGTCCTTGGTAGGCAAGCTGGCCCCCAAGCACTACGGCCTGCACCGCCTGGTGGTGCAGGTGAACGACAGCGGCCAGCCGCCCCAGACCACCACCGCCTTGCTCCACGTCTTCGTCAACGAGAGCCTCTCCAACGCCACCGTGGTGGAGAGCCAGGTGGCCCGCAGCCTGCACACGCCCCTGGCCCAGGACATCGCCGGCGACCCCAGCTACGAGCTGAGCAAGCAGCGGCTCAGCATCGTCATCGGGGTGGTGGCCGGCATCATGACGGTGATCCTGCTCATCCTGGTGGTGGTCATGGCCCGGTACTGCCGTTCCAAGGGCAAGCACGGCTACGAGGCGGGCAAGAAAGACCACGAGGACTTCTTCACCCCGCAGCAGCACGACAAGGCCAAGAAGCCCAAGAAGGACAAGAAAGGCAAGAAGGGCAAGCAGCCCCTCTACAGCAGCATCGTCACCGTGGAGGCCTCCAAGCCCAACGGGCAGCGCTACGACAGCGTCAACGAGAAGCTCTCCGAAAGCCCCAGCATGGGCCGATACCGCTCGGTCAACGGCGGCCCGGGCAGCCCGGACCTGGCCAGGCATTACAAATCCAGCTCGCCGCTCCCCACTGTCCAGCTTCACCCGCAGTCCCCCACCGCTGGGAAAAAGCACCAGGCCGTGCAGGAACTGCCCCCGGCCAATACTTTTGTAGGGGCAGGAGACAACATCTCCATTGGATCGGATCACTGCTCCGAGTACAGCTGTCAGGCCAGCAGCAAGTACAGCAAGCAG
- the PCDH7 gene encoding protocadherin-7 isoform X6, whose protein sequence is MRKMRTLFGFVHCCCCCFLLLLPPPLWVSLAAAKQLLRYRLAEEGPADIRIGNVASDLGIVTGSGEVTFSLESGSDYLKIDNMTGELSTTERRIDREKLPQCQMIFDENECFLDFEVSVIGPSQSWVDLFEGRVIILDINDNTPTFPSPVLTLTVEENRPVGTLYLLPTATDRDFGRNGIERYELLQEPGGDGGRRGGGGSASAAESALYPGGSKRRQEPDGAARSSVFELQVADTPDGEKQPQLIVKGALDREQRDSYELSLRVRDGGDPARSSQAILRVLITDVNDNSPRFEKSVYEADLAENSSPGTPILQLRAADLDVGVNGQIEYVFGAATESVRRLLRLDETSGWLSVLHRIDREEVNQLRFTVMARDRGQPPKTDKATVVLNIRDENDNVPTIDIRKIGRIPLRDGVASVAEDVLVDTPIALVQVSDRDQGENGVVTCTVVGDVPFQLKPASEGEGEPQNKRKYFLHTSAPLDYEAVREYNVVIVAVDSGSPSLSSNNSLLVRVADTNDNPPVFGQAVLEVSFPENNSPGERVATVAATDADSGKNAEIFYSLEPSPLSSEAPGGIFSIDPDSGDVLVQAVLDREQRDTYEFQVTARDKGAPALQGSTTVVVRVADRNDNEPRFMQDVFTFYVKENLQPNSPVGMVTVMDSDRGRNAELSLSIQPGEQDQAAGIFSIENDTGTIYSTVSFDREQQTSYTFKVKALDGGEPPRSATATVNLFVMDENDNPPAVTFPSNSSYTVLPPSSNLRTVVATVLATDADTGLNADLNFSIVGGNPFKLFEIDPASGVVSLVGKLAPKHYGLHRLVVQVNDSGQPPQTTTALLHVFVNESLSNATVVESQVARSLHTPLAQDIAGDPSYELSKQRLSIVIGVVAGIMTVILLILVVVMARYCRSKGKHGYEAGKKDHEDFFTPQQHDKAKKPKKDKKGKKGKQPLYSSIVTVEASKPNGQRYDSVNEKLSESPSMGRYRSVNGGPGSPDLARHYKSSSPLPTVQLHPQSPTAGKKHQAVQELPPANTFVGAGDNISIGSDHCSEYSCQASSKYSKQFVFCVEEKIKSNMRFPACKTD, encoded by the exons ATGAGGAAGATGCGGACTCTCTTTGGCTTTgtgcattgctgctgctgctgcttcttgctCCTGCTGCCTCCGCCGCTCTGGGTCAGCCTGGCCGCGGCCAAGCAGCTGCTGAGGTACCGGCTGGCTGAGGAAGGACCTGCCGACATCCGCATAGGCAACGTGGCTTCGGACCTGGGCATCGTGACTGGCTCTGGAGAGGTGACATTCAGCCTGGAGTCGGGCTCCGACTACCTGAAGATCGATAACATGACCGGGGAGCTGAGCACCACAGAGCGGCGCATAGACCGCGAGAAGCTGCCGCAGTGCCAGATGATCTTCGATGAGAACGAGTGCTTCCTGGACTTCGAGGTCTCGGTGATCGGCCCTTCGCAGAGCTGGGTGGACCTCTTCGAGGGCCGGGTCATCATCCTGGACATCAACGACAACACCCCCACCTTCCCCTCGCCCGTCCTCACCCTTACCGTGGAGGAGAACCGGCCCGTAGGGACCCTCTATCTCCTCCCCACCGCCACCGACAGAGACTTCGGCCGCAACGGCATCGAGCGCTACGAGCTGCTGCAAGAGCCCGGCGGGGACGGGGGCAGACGCGGAGGAGGGGGGTCGGCTTCTGCAGCTGAGAGCGCCCTCTACCCCGGCGGCAGTAAGAGGAGGCAGGAGCCGGACGGGGCGGCCCGCAGCAGCGTGTTCGAGCTGCAGGTGGCCGACACCCCTGACGGGGAGAAGCAGCCGCAGCTGATTGTCAAGGGGGCGCTGGACCGAGAGCAGAGGGACTCCTATGAACTGAGCCTGAGGGTGCGGGACGGCGGCGACCCGGCCCGCTCCTCCCAGGCCATCCTGAGGGTGCTGATCACCGACGTGAACGACAACAGCCCCCGCTTTGAGAAGAGCGTCTACGAGGCGGACCTGGCGGAAAACAGCAGCCCCGGGACCCCCATCCTGCAGCTGCGGGCCGCCGACCTGGACGTGGGGGTGAACGGGCAGATCGAGTACGTCTTCGGGGCGGCCACGGAGTCGGTGCGGCGCCTGCTGCGTCTGGACGAGACCTCGGGCTGGCTCAGCGTCTTGCACCGCATCGACCGGGAGGAGGTGAACCAGCTCCGCTTCACCGTCATGGCCCGGGATCGGGGCCAGCCGCCCAAGACCGACAAGGCCACGGTGGTGCTGAACATCCGCGACGAGAACGACAACGTGCCCACCATCGACATCCGCAAGATCGGCCGCATCCCGCTGCGGGACGGGGTGGCCAGCGTGGCCGAGGACGTGCTGGTGGACACCCCCATCGCCCTGGTGCAGGTGTCCGACCGCGACCAGGGCGAGAACGGCGTGGTGACCTGCACGGTGGTAGGGGACGTGCCCTTCCAGCTCAAGCCGGCCAGCGAGGGCGAGGGGGAGCCCCAGAACAAGCGCAAGTACTTTCTGCACACCTCGGCCCCGCTCGACTACGAGGCCGTCCGTGAATACAACGTGGTGATCGTGGCCGTGGACTCgggcagccccagcctgtccaGCAACAACTCGCTGCTGGTGCGGGTGGCGGACACCAACGACAACCCGCCGGTGTTCGGCCAGGCCGTGCTGGAGGTCTCCTTCCCGGAGAACAACTCGCCCGGGGAGAGGGTGGCCACGGTGGCGGCCACGGACGCGGACAGCGGCAAGAACGCCGAGATCTTCTACTCGCTGGAGCCCTCGCCCCTCTCCTCGGAGGCGCCCGGCGGCATCTTCAGCATCGACCCGGACTCCGGGGACGTGCTGGTGCAGGCGGTGCTGGACCGCGAGCAGCGCGACACCTACGAGTTCCAGGTGACGGCCCGGGACAAGGGGGCGCCGGCCCTGCAGGGCTCCACCACGGTGGTGGTGCGGGTGGCCGACCGCAACGACAACGAGCCGCGCTTCATGCAGGACGTGTTCACCTTCTACGTGAAGGAGAACCTGCAGCCCAACAGCCCCGTGGGCATGGTGACCGTGATGGACTCCGACCGGGGCCGCAACGCCGAGCTCAGCCTCTCCATCCAGCCCGGGGAGCAGGACCAGGCTGCCGGCATCTTCTCCATCGAGAACGACACCGGCACCATCTACTCCACCGTCTCCTTCGACCGGGAGCAGCAGACCAGCTACACCTTCAAGGTCAAGGCGCTGGACGGAGGGGAGCCGCCCCGCTCGGCCACCGCCACAGTCAATCTCTTCGTGATGGACGAGAACGACAACCCGCCCGCCGTCACTTTCCCCAGCAACAGCTCCTACACCGTGCTGCCCCCCTCCAGCAACCTGCGCACCGTGGTGGCCACCGTGCTGGCCACCGACGCGGACACGGGCCTCAACGCCGACCTCAACTTCAGCATCGTCGGGGGCAACCCCTTCAAGCTCTTCGAGATCGACCCGGCCAGCGGCGTGGTGTCCTTGGTAGGCAAGCTGGCCCCCAAGCACTACGGCCTGCACCGCCTGGTGGTGCAGGTGAACGACAGCGGCCAGCCGCCCCAGACCACCACCGCCTTGCTCCACGTCTTCGTCAACGAGAGCCTCTCCAACGCCACCGTGGTGGAGAGCCAGGTGGCCCGCAGCCTGCACACGCCCCTGGCCCAGGACATCGCCGGCGACCCCAGCTACGAGCTGAGCAAGCAGCGGCTCAGCATCGTCATCGGGGTGGTGGCCGGCATCATGACGGTGATCCTGCTCATCCTGGTGGTGGTCATGGCCCGGTACTGCCGTTCCAAGGGCAAGCACGGCTACGAGGCGGGCAAGAAAGACCACGAGGACTTCTTCACCCCGCAGCAGCACGACAAGGCCAAGAAGCCCAAGAAGGACAAGAAAGGCAAGAAGGGCAAGCAGCCCCTCTACAGCAGCATCGTCACCGTGGAGGCCTCCAAGCCCAACGGGCAGCGCTACGACAGCGTCAACGAGAAGCTCTCCGAAAGCCCCAGCATGGGCCGATACCGCTCGGTCAACGGCGGCCCGGGCAGCCCGGACCTGGCCAGGCATTACAAATCCAGCTCGCCGCTCCCCACTGTCCAGCTTCACCCGCAGTCCCCCACCGCTGGGAAAAAGCACCAGGCCGTGCAGGAACTGCCCCCGGCCAATACTTTTGTAGGGGCAGGAGACAACATCTCCATTGGATCGGATCACTGCTCCGAGTACAGCTGTCAGGCCAGCAGCAAGTACAGCAAGCAG TTTGTCTTCTGTGTGGAGGAGAAGATAAAGAGCAATATGAGATTCCCTGCATGTAAAACAGATTGA
- the PCDH7 gene encoding protocadherin-7 isoform X7, whose translation MRKMRTLFGFVHCCCCCFLLLLPPPLWVSLAAAKQLLRYRLAEEGPADIRIGNVASDLGIVTGSGEVTFSLESGSDYLKIDNMTGELSTTERRIDREKLPQCQMIFDENECFLDFEVSVIGPSQSWVDLFEGRVIILDINDNTPTFPSPVLTLTVEENRPVGTLYLLPTATDRDFGRNGIERYELLQEPGGDGGRRGGGGSASAAESALYPGGSKRRQEPDGAARSSVFELQVADTPDGEKQPQLIVKGALDREQRDSYELSLRVRDGGDPARSSQAILRVLITDVNDNSPRFEKSVYEADLAENSSPGTPILQLRAADLDVGVNGQIEYVFGAATESVRRLLRLDETSGWLSVLHRIDREEVNQLRFTVMARDRGQPPKTDKATVVLNIRDENDNVPTIDIRKIGRIPLRDGVASVAEDVLVDTPIALVQVSDRDQGENGVVTCTVVGDVPFQLKPASEGEGEPQNKRKYFLHTSAPLDYEAVREYNVVIVAVDSGSPSLSSNNSLLVRVADTNDNPPVFGQAVLEVSFPENNSPGERVATVAATDADSGKNAEIFYSLEPSPLSSEAPGGIFSIDPDSGDVLVQAVLDREQRDTYEFQVTARDKGAPALQGSTTVVVRVADRNDNEPRFMQDVFTFYVKENLQPNSPVGMVTVMDSDRGRNAELSLSIQPGEQDQAAGIFSIENDTGTIYSTVSFDREQQTSYTFKVKALDGGEPPRSATATVNLFVMDENDNPPAVTFPSNSSYTVLPPSSNLRTVVATVLATDADTGLNADLNFSIVGGNPFKLFEIDPASGVVSLVGKLAPKHYGLHRLVVQVNDSGQPPQTTTALLHVFVNESLSNATVVESQVARSLHTPLAQDIAGDPSYELSKQRLSIVIGVVAGIMTVILLILVVVMARYCRSKGKHGYEAGKKDHEDFFTPQQHDKAKKPKKDKKGKKGKQPLYSSIVTVEASKPNGQRYDSVNEKLSESPSMGRYRSVNGGPGSPDLARHYKSSSPLPTVQLHPQSPTAGKKHQAVQELPPANTFVGAGDNISIGSDHCSEYSCQASSKYSKQTRGLYQM comes from the coding sequence ATGAGGAAGATGCGGACTCTCTTTGGCTTTgtgcattgctgctgctgctgcttcttgctCCTGCTGCCTCCGCCGCTCTGGGTCAGCCTGGCCGCGGCCAAGCAGCTGCTGAGGTACCGGCTGGCTGAGGAAGGACCTGCCGACATCCGCATAGGCAACGTGGCTTCGGACCTGGGCATCGTGACTGGCTCTGGAGAGGTGACATTCAGCCTGGAGTCGGGCTCCGACTACCTGAAGATCGATAACATGACCGGGGAGCTGAGCACCACAGAGCGGCGCATAGACCGCGAGAAGCTGCCGCAGTGCCAGATGATCTTCGATGAGAACGAGTGCTTCCTGGACTTCGAGGTCTCGGTGATCGGCCCTTCGCAGAGCTGGGTGGACCTCTTCGAGGGCCGGGTCATCATCCTGGACATCAACGACAACACCCCCACCTTCCCCTCGCCCGTCCTCACCCTTACCGTGGAGGAGAACCGGCCCGTAGGGACCCTCTATCTCCTCCCCACCGCCACCGACAGAGACTTCGGCCGCAACGGCATCGAGCGCTACGAGCTGCTGCAAGAGCCCGGCGGGGACGGGGGCAGACGCGGAGGAGGGGGGTCGGCTTCTGCAGCTGAGAGCGCCCTCTACCCCGGCGGCAGTAAGAGGAGGCAGGAGCCGGACGGGGCGGCCCGCAGCAGCGTGTTCGAGCTGCAGGTGGCCGACACCCCTGACGGGGAGAAGCAGCCGCAGCTGATTGTCAAGGGGGCGCTGGACCGAGAGCAGAGGGACTCCTATGAACTGAGCCTGAGGGTGCGGGACGGCGGCGACCCGGCCCGCTCCTCCCAGGCCATCCTGAGGGTGCTGATCACCGACGTGAACGACAACAGCCCCCGCTTTGAGAAGAGCGTCTACGAGGCGGACCTGGCGGAAAACAGCAGCCCCGGGACCCCCATCCTGCAGCTGCGGGCCGCCGACCTGGACGTGGGGGTGAACGGGCAGATCGAGTACGTCTTCGGGGCGGCCACGGAGTCGGTGCGGCGCCTGCTGCGTCTGGACGAGACCTCGGGCTGGCTCAGCGTCTTGCACCGCATCGACCGGGAGGAGGTGAACCAGCTCCGCTTCACCGTCATGGCCCGGGATCGGGGCCAGCCGCCCAAGACCGACAAGGCCACGGTGGTGCTGAACATCCGCGACGAGAACGACAACGTGCCCACCATCGACATCCGCAAGATCGGCCGCATCCCGCTGCGGGACGGGGTGGCCAGCGTGGCCGAGGACGTGCTGGTGGACACCCCCATCGCCCTGGTGCAGGTGTCCGACCGCGACCAGGGCGAGAACGGCGTGGTGACCTGCACGGTGGTAGGGGACGTGCCCTTCCAGCTCAAGCCGGCCAGCGAGGGCGAGGGGGAGCCCCAGAACAAGCGCAAGTACTTTCTGCACACCTCGGCCCCGCTCGACTACGAGGCCGTCCGTGAATACAACGTGGTGATCGTGGCCGTGGACTCgggcagccccagcctgtccaGCAACAACTCGCTGCTGGTGCGGGTGGCGGACACCAACGACAACCCGCCGGTGTTCGGCCAGGCCGTGCTGGAGGTCTCCTTCCCGGAGAACAACTCGCCCGGGGAGAGGGTGGCCACGGTGGCGGCCACGGACGCGGACAGCGGCAAGAACGCCGAGATCTTCTACTCGCTGGAGCCCTCGCCCCTCTCCTCGGAGGCGCCCGGCGGCATCTTCAGCATCGACCCGGACTCCGGGGACGTGCTGGTGCAGGCGGTGCTGGACCGCGAGCAGCGCGACACCTACGAGTTCCAGGTGACGGCCCGGGACAAGGGGGCGCCGGCCCTGCAGGGCTCCACCACGGTGGTGGTGCGGGTGGCCGACCGCAACGACAACGAGCCGCGCTTCATGCAGGACGTGTTCACCTTCTACGTGAAGGAGAACCTGCAGCCCAACAGCCCCGTGGGCATGGTGACCGTGATGGACTCCGACCGGGGCCGCAACGCCGAGCTCAGCCTCTCCATCCAGCCCGGGGAGCAGGACCAGGCTGCCGGCATCTTCTCCATCGAGAACGACACCGGCACCATCTACTCCACCGTCTCCTTCGACCGGGAGCAGCAGACCAGCTACACCTTCAAGGTCAAGGCGCTGGACGGAGGGGAGCCGCCCCGCTCGGCCACCGCCACAGTCAATCTCTTCGTGATGGACGAGAACGACAACCCGCCCGCCGTCACTTTCCCCAGCAACAGCTCCTACACCGTGCTGCCCCCCTCCAGCAACCTGCGCACCGTGGTGGCCACCGTGCTGGCCACCGACGCGGACACGGGCCTCAACGCCGACCTCAACTTCAGCATCGTCGGGGGCAACCCCTTCAAGCTCTTCGAGATCGACCCGGCCAGCGGCGTGGTGTCCTTGGTAGGCAAGCTGGCCCCCAAGCACTACGGCCTGCACCGCCTGGTGGTGCAGGTGAACGACAGCGGCCAGCCGCCCCAGACCACCACCGCCTTGCTCCACGTCTTCGTCAACGAGAGCCTCTCCAACGCCACCGTGGTGGAGAGCCAGGTGGCCCGCAGCCTGCACACGCCCCTGGCCCAGGACATCGCCGGCGACCCCAGCTACGAGCTGAGCAAGCAGCGGCTCAGCATCGTCATCGGGGTGGTGGCCGGCATCATGACGGTGATCCTGCTCATCCTGGTGGTGGTCATGGCCCGGTACTGCCGTTCCAAGGGCAAGCACGGCTACGAGGCGGGCAAGAAAGACCACGAGGACTTCTTCACCCCGCAGCAGCACGACAAGGCCAAGAAGCCCAAGAAGGACAAGAAAGGCAAGAAGGGCAAGCAGCCCCTCTACAGCAGCATCGTCACCGTGGAGGCCTCCAAGCCCAACGGGCAGCGCTACGACAGCGTCAACGAGAAGCTCTCCGAAAGCCCCAGCATGGGCCGATACCGCTCGGTCAACGGCGGCCCGGGCAGCCCGGACCTGGCCAGGCATTACAAATCCAGCTCGCCGCTCCCCACTGTCCAGCTTCACCCGCAGTCCCCCACCGCTGGGAAAAAGCACCAGGCCGTGCAGGAACTGCCCCCGGCCAATACTTTTGTAGGGGCAGGAGACAACATCTCCATTGGATCGGATCACTGCTCCGAGTACAGCTGTCAGGCCAGCAGCAAGTACAGCAAGCAG